A window of Rubricoccus marinus contains these coding sequences:
- a CDS encoding T9SS type A sorting domain-containing protein, whose product MRVVGLFLLLFSLSPEAVAQWTWAGPGRIDKAAFETGGGATFAVASVGRGSLLYRSEDGGRSWADVTAGLDTENSLEGYFIKAVSAVDGLVVVMTTRNGGPSALNRVYTSTDRGNTWTFRTEYPESEVEEIVAVDAQTIMTYRRIQNVNAQPIIKASTDGGATWMDQTPDPATFTGFFTGDIESAGGAVLLPRSAQNSSGTLASRDAGATWTFTPHIPSAGGVTWTEGDRYYRFSAPTSVPQTGGRFFWTDDGGQTWSQREVAFPGGAQCTGCTTSIRSSGDTLVYVRPPNNNGPALVEYSYDFGATWGVGDPDETVARGTIYVAGGPAPVVHATGDGFLYAYPWTGSRIYRSQTAEVWADTGIYGFQNALQRVLPFGDSLYAPFGDDEYAYLSADGGATWRFQRSMEDVEFNDRCGAGRRLSAELDGALYSVCDRTTFRSADGVSWTKQGEGAPDADMFFGGEGSLYAIDWRSSTGTGGTRATLFRSDDEGATWSPLATEFAIQTLPTVSNGRLIFADSRLFQFSGVRFSTDGGATLTEVALTVNTATATSSAYFAGIGYSNGGGTLFRSLDGGATWEDLVEAGALENGPTSLHAVGDLVVAVQIDGVSVSNDDGATWTTYSENWPTGFQTRGETAFVRDGNLYVQIAGSGLWKTAIDPVLVANEAPLASEAARITAAPNPSRGAATLRFETATPEAVRVQVVDRLGRVVLSLPERALAPGEHTIPLDLSRLSAGVYTAVVTSGESRRAARLTVVR is encoded by the coding sequence ATGCGCGTTGTCGGCCTCTTCCTGCTCCTGTTCTCCCTCTCGCCAGAGGCCGTTGCGCAATGGACCTGGGCCGGGCCCGGTCGCATTGACAAGGCCGCCTTCGAGACCGGCGGAGGTGCGACGTTCGCCGTTGCAAGCGTCGGGCGGGGCTCGCTTCTCTACCGCTCAGAGGACGGCGGCCGGTCCTGGGCCGATGTCACAGCGGGGCTCGATACCGAGAACTCGCTGGAAGGCTACTTCATCAAGGCGGTCTCAGCCGTCGACGGACTCGTTGTCGTGATGACGACGCGGAACGGTGGCCCGAGCGCGCTCAATCGGGTCTACACCTCCACCGACCGGGGCAATACGTGGACGTTCCGCACGGAGTACCCGGAGTCCGAGGTTGAGGAGATCGTCGCCGTCGATGCGCAGACCATCATGACCTACCGGCGAATCCAGAACGTCAACGCGCAGCCCATCATCAAGGCGTCCACGGACGGCGGTGCGACGTGGATGGACCAGACCCCCGACCCCGCGACGTTCACAGGCTTCTTTACCGGGGACATCGAGAGCGCCGGCGGTGCCGTTCTTCTCCCACGCTCGGCCCAGAACAGTTCGGGCACGCTAGCCTCTCGGGATGCCGGCGCGACGTGGACGTTCACCCCGCACATCCCCTCCGCTGGAGGCGTGACTTGGACCGAGGGCGACCGCTACTACCGGTTCTCCGCCCCCACCAGCGTCCCCCAAACCGGCGGCCGCTTTTTCTGGACCGACGACGGCGGCCAAACGTGGAGCCAGCGCGAGGTCGCATTCCCCGGCGGCGCCCAGTGTACCGGATGCACCACCTCGATCCGTTCCTCTGGCGACACCCTCGTCTACGTCCGCCCGCCCAACAACAACGGCCCAGCCCTCGTCGAGTACAGCTACGATTTCGGCGCGACGTGGGGCGTCGGAGACCCGGACGAGACGGTGGCGCGCGGGACGATCTACGTGGCCGGCGGTCCGGCTCCCGTCGTTCACGCGACTGGAGACGGGTTCCTGTACGCGTACCCCTGGACGGGGAGCCGCATCTATCGTAGCCAGACTGCCGAGGTGTGGGCCGATACGGGCATATACGGCTTCCAAAACGCTCTCCAGCGCGTCCTTCCCTTCGGCGACTCGCTCTACGCCCCGTTCGGCGACGACGAGTACGCGTACCTCTCAGCCGATGGCGGCGCGACGTGGCGGTTCCAGAGAAGCATGGAGGATGTCGAGTTCAACGACCGCTGCGGCGCGGGCCGCCGTCTCTCCGCCGAGCTTGATGGCGCGCTGTACTCCGTATGCGACCGGACTACGTTCCGCTCCGCGGACGGCGTGAGCTGGACCAAGCAAGGTGAGGGCGCTCCCGACGCCGACATGTTCTTCGGCGGCGAGGGCTCGCTCTACGCGATCGATTGGCGATCCTCAACGGGGACCGGCGGCACGCGCGCGACGCTGTTCCGCTCAGACGACGAGGGCGCGACGTGGTCGCCTCTGGCGACCGAGTTCGCTATTCAGACGCTCCCGACTGTCTCCAACGGGCGGCTCATCTTTGCCGACTCGCGTCTGTTCCAGTTTTCTGGCGTCCGTTTCAGCACCGACGGTGGTGCAACGCTGACCGAGGTCGCCCTTACCGTGAACACCGCCACGGCCACCTCGTCGGCCTACTTCGCGGGGATCGGCTACTCCAACGGTGGCGGCACGCTCTTCCGCAGCCTGGATGGCGGGGCGACCTGGGAGGATCTGGTCGAGGCCGGCGCTCTCGAAAACGGCCCGACCTCGCTTCACGCCGTTGGCGACCTCGTCGTGGCCGTCCAGATCGATGGCGTCTCCGTCTCCAACGACGACGGGGCGACGTGGACGACCTACAGCGAGAACTGGCCGACCGGCTTCCAGACGCGCGGCGAGACGGCCTTTGTCCGCGACGGCAACCTGTACGTGCAGATCGCCGGATCGGGGCTCTGGAAAACGGCCATTGATCCCGTGCTGGTCGCCAACGAAGCGCCTCTGGCATCAGAGGCCGCGCGGATCACCGCCGCGCCGAACCCCTCGCGCGGGGCCGCCACGCTCCGCTTCGAGACCGCCACGCCAGAGGCCGTGCGGGTGCAGGTGGTGGACCGTCTCGGCCGCGTGGTGCTGAGCCTTCCCGAGCGTGCACTCGCCCCTGGCGAGCACACGATCCCACTGGACCTGAGCCGCCTGAGTGCAGGCGTGTACACCGCCGTCGTGACCTCTGGCGAGAGTCGGCGTGCGGCGCGGCTGACGGTCGTGCGGTAG